Proteins encoded by one window of Salicibibacter halophilus:
- a CDS encoding glycosyltransferase — protein MEKTKVMFFIYEMGAGGAARTLLNIINHLDRTRFTPILVTLNFNGTYEQELADDVTFIKLDTKRLRKAIFPLAKVIRAEKPRLVFSTQFPDLNVAAILSNLFSFTPAKSIVREADHFGGSFRANTRLFFTGLFYKISHQVISLSEGVKENLVKRYKVKPNHIQVIHNPIDVENIQEKMNETLEAEHEHLFDTEDKVIVTAGRLVEQKDQQTLLKAFSAMQTRVKSRLVILGEGPLQASLQQQAAELNIETRVHFIGFQNNPYRYFHKADVFVLSSKHEGFSHVIAEALATGTPVVSTNCRSGPAEVLQDGAFGSLCEVGNDVQMAEQIVDVLSLSNKERAERVEKGYARAKDFDAGHIVAQYEETFLRTLT, from the coding sequence ATGGAAAAAACGAAAGTAATGTTTTTTATTTATGAAATGGGCGCGGGAGGAGCGGCCAGAACGTTATTGAATATCATCAATCATCTGGATCGAACGCGCTTTACGCCCATATTGGTAACGCTCAACTTTAACGGTACGTATGAACAGGAATTGGCGGATGACGTAACGTTTATTAAATTGGATACAAAGCGGTTACGGAAAGCCATCTTTCCGTTAGCAAAGGTGATCCGTGCGGAAAAACCCCGGCTTGTCTTTAGCACGCAATTTCCTGATTTGAACGTTGCCGCGATCCTTTCCAATCTTTTTTCCTTCACCCCTGCGAAAAGTATAGTTCGCGAGGCGGATCATTTTGGCGGGAGTTTTCGAGCCAACACACGCCTGTTTTTCACCGGGTTATTTTACAAAATTTCCCATCAAGTGATTTCTTTATCGGAAGGCGTCAAAGAAAACCTTGTAAAGCGATACAAAGTAAAGCCTAATCATATACAAGTGATTCATAATCCGATCGATGTCGAAAACATCCAGGAAAAAATGAACGAAACGTTGGAAGCAGAACATGAACATTTATTTGACACCGAAGACAAAGTCATTGTGACAGCGGGGCGACTCGTGGAACAAAAGGACCAGCAAACGTTGTTGAAAGCTTTTTCGGCCATGCAGACGCGCGTGAAAAGCCGTTTGGTGATTCTCGGCGAAGGCCCGTTACAGGCCTCCCTGCAACAACAAGCGGCCGAATTAAACATCGAGACCCGAGTACATTTCATCGGTTTTCAAAACAACCCCTATCGATATTTTCACAAAGCGGATGTATTTGTGCTCTCGTCCAAGCATGAAGGCTTCAGCCATGTCATAGCGGAAGCATTGGCTACCGGAACACCCGTCGTCTCCACGAATTGCCGTTCGGGTCCGGCGGAAGTGCTACAGGATGGAGCGTTCGGCTCCTTGTGTGAAGTTGGCAACGACGTACAAATGGCGGAACAGATCGTGGACGTCCTATCCCTTTCAAACAAAGAACGGGCGGAGCGCGTGGAAAAGGGGTACGCGCGGGCGAAAGATTTTGATGCGGGACACATTGTGGCGCAATATGAAGAAACATTCCTGAGAACGTTAACATAA
- a CDS encoding ABC transporter substrate-binding protein, which yields MGKKAYWLFLAMVLTLGLLAACNGADEDADTDAGEEADADADEENGDDEEAAGEPQEGGEVIVAQSSEPETFLSPYVQGTESSEMTHLIHEPLYAVTPEIDLEPELAADEYELSDDGLEYTVPLRDDVYFHDGEQMTADDVVYTYELFIDEDYTGPRAETFQRLESVEATDDFEVVFTLSEPDAAFELALIYDVHPEHIMGDVDIGDLEEHEQSVTEEAVGTGPFEITDWDHGTSLTLEAFDDHYEKSPLLDTVMVQFVEDDNAALAAFETQEVDFAQISEQDADTGETIEHGDLTSTLGYNYEYIGWNNDNELFEDPDVRRALTMSIDRESIVEAVLMGHGEVAHFPHSPLSDVYTDEIEEIPYDPEGALELFAEAGWEMNEDDRLENEDGELFEFEMVTNNESGRRVDAIVVIQQMLDDVGITMEPQLLEWGAYMDTVQPPDNDDFDAMLGAWALGVDPTPEYIFHSEEAEQGLNYINYESDEFDETVEPNRDVVDPEDRIEILQDAHTIITEDQPYSTLYYYDRVDLYNDRLEGYETHPDEKFYNLHEWWIDE from the coding sequence ATGGGAAAAAAAGCATATTGGTTGTTTTTGGCGATGGTGTTGACGTTGGGATTATTGGCGGCTTGTAACGGAGCAGATGAAGATGCCGACACCGACGCAGGGGAAGAGGCGGATGCCGATGCCGATGAAGAAAACGGAGATGACGAAGAAGCAGCCGGTGAACCGCAAGAGGGCGGGGAGGTTATCGTTGCTCAATCAAGTGAACCGGAAACATTCTTGTCTCCTTACGTGCAAGGAACCGAATCTAGTGAAATGACGCATTTGATTCATGAGCCATTGTACGCCGTCACCCCGGAAATCGATCTGGAACCGGAACTGGCGGCGGATGAATATGAACTTTCTGATGACGGCTTGGAATATACCGTTCCGCTTCGGGATGATGTTTATTTTCATGATGGCGAACAAATGACCGCTGATGATGTCGTTTATACGTATGAACTTTTTATCGATGAAGATTACACTGGTCCCCGTGCGGAAACGTTCCAGCGCTTGGAGAGTGTAGAAGCAACGGATGACTTCGAGGTTGTCTTCACCCTTTCCGAGCCGGATGCCGCCTTTGAGTTGGCATTGATTTACGATGTGCACCCAGAACATATTATGGGGGATGTAGATATTGGGGATTTGGAGGAGCATGAACAAAGTGTCACAGAAGAAGCAGTAGGGACGGGTCCGTTTGAAATTACAGACTGGGATCATGGTACGAGCTTGACGTTGGAAGCGTTTGATGATCACTATGAAAAATCCCCTCTTCTTGATACGGTTATGGTCCAATTTGTGGAAGATGATAATGCTGCTTTAGCGGCTTTTGAAACCCAAGAAGTAGACTTTGCTCAAATTTCCGAACAAGATGCGGACACCGGCGAAACAATTGAACACGGCGATCTTACGTCCACCTTAGGATACAATTACGAATACATTGGTTGGAACAATGATAATGAACTTTTTGAAGACCCGGATGTACGGCGGGCTCTAACGATGAGCATTGATCGTGAATCGATTGTTGAAGCAGTGCTGATGGGACATGGAGAGGTTGCTCACTTCCCTCATAGTCCGTTAAGTGACGTGTACACCGACGAGATTGAAGAAATCCCATATGATCCGGAAGGTGCCTTGGAGCTGTTTGCAGAAGCCGGTTGGGAAATGAATGAGGATGATCGACTGGAAAATGAAGACGGAGAACTTTTTGAGTTTGAAATGGTAACGAATAATGAGTCTGGCAGACGGGTAGACGCTATCGTTGTTATCCAACAAATGCTCGATGATGTTGGAATCACGATGGAACCGCAACTTTTGGAGTGGGGCGCGTATATGGATACAGTGCAGCCTCCCGATAATGATGACTTTGATGCCATGCTGGGCGCTTGGGCCTTAGGTGTAGACCCGACGCCGGAATATATCTTCCATTCCGAAGAGGCAGAACAAGGCTTAAACTATATCAATTATGAGAGCGATGAGTTTGACGAGACGGTAGAGCCGAACAGAGATGTCGTTGATCCGGAAGACCGGATTGAAATTCTACAGGATGCTCATACGATTATTACAGAAGATCAACCATATTCCACTCTCTACTACTACGATAGGGTTGACTTGTATAATGATCGCTTGGAAGGCTACGAAACCCATCCGGATGAGAAATTTTACAATCTCCATGAATGGTGGATTGATGAATAA
- the pgsB gene encoding poly-gamma-glutamate synthase PgsB: protein MYIIIFCMLALLVAGVTEFRKHNKNVAAIPVRVNVNGVRGKSTVTRLVTGVLNEARYKTVGKTTGTQARMLYWFEDREEPIERRPEGPNIGEQKGVVKKAASMHAEALVSECMAVTPDYQKVFQKDMLQANIGVIVNVLEDHMDVLGPTMDEVAQSFTATIPNDGYLIVNENPYVPMFRAIAEKRNTAVIVADTSRISEAFLRKFPYMVFPENAALALAVAEALGIDEHTAFKGMLQAWPDPGSLEITPINSFQGPSSYLVNGFAANDAASTINIWKRVKRLGYPTDESVVVMNCRSDRVDRTEQFATDVLPYIPCKTLVLIGETTSPIVDGYDDGNIPADTLLNFEKYPTKDIIQEIQPYIRQALIYGVGNFHGAAEAFVDEIQQIQITEEEPFVNEVAAHQ from the coding sequence CTGTACATCATTATTTTCTGCATGCTTGCATTATTAGTGGCTGGTGTCACGGAGTTTCGAAAACATAACAAAAACGTCGCCGCGATTCCCGTCCGTGTCAATGTAAACGGCGTTCGTGGAAAATCTACCGTCACAAGATTAGTCACCGGTGTTTTAAACGAGGCGCGTTATAAAACCGTCGGGAAAACAACGGGGACCCAAGCCCGGATGCTTTACTGGTTTGAGGACCGGGAAGAACCGATTGAACGCCGTCCGGAAGGACCCAATATTGGCGAACAAAAGGGGGTCGTTAAGAAAGCCGCCTCCATGCACGCCGAAGCCTTAGTTAGCGAATGCATGGCCGTCACCCCCGACTATCAAAAGGTTTTTCAAAAAGATATGCTTCAGGCCAATATCGGGGTGATTGTTAATGTGTTGGAAGACCATATGGACGTATTAGGCCCTACCATGGATGAAGTGGCGCAATCTTTTACAGCTACCATTCCGAATGACGGGTATTTGATTGTCAATGAAAACCCCTATGTCCCCATGTTTCGGGCCATCGCCGAGAAAAGAAATACAGCGGTGATTGTAGCGGATACCTCTCGCATTTCCGAGGCCTTTCTACGAAAATTTCCTTATATGGTGTTCCCGGAAAATGCTGCTTTGGCATTAGCGGTGGCCGAAGCTTTGGGAATAGACGAGCATACCGCATTTAAGGGGATGTTGCAGGCATGGCCGGATCCGGGCTCCCTGGAAATTACACCGATTAATAGTTTTCAGGGACCGTCCTCCTACCTCGTTAATGGGTTTGCTGCCAATGATGCGGCATCTACGATCAACATTTGGAAGCGGGTAAAGCGTTTAGGGTATCCGACGGATGAATCTGTCGTTGTAATGAATTGCCGTTCCGACCGTGTCGATCGAACGGAACAATTCGCCACCGATGTCTTGCCTTACATTCCCTGTAAAACGCTCGTTTTGATCGGAGAAACGACTTCGCCGATTGTCGATGGGTATGACGACGGAAACATTCCGGCCGATACGCTGTTAAACTTTGAAAAATACCCAACGAAAGACATCATTCAAGAGATTCAACCCTATATCCGGCAAGCTTTGATCTATGGGGTCGGCAATTTCCATGGAGCAGCGGAAGCCTTCGTCGATGAAATACAACAGATCCAAATAACAGAAGAAGAACCATTTGTAAACGAAGTTGCAGCACATCAATGA
- a CDS encoding ABC transporter permease has translation MITYIIRRILMTIPILIGISIISFGIMQFAPGEPTVIGIDPNISPEDREAMMEELGLDDPAHIQYVRWMGDILQGDLGNSFITNRPVSTMIAERLPNTLILMLASTIMAIVVAIPFGIISAMRQYSKIDYTVTFVSFMGLAAPNFWIGLILVMILSVQLGWFPVGGVGTLGAEFDILDRLHHLILPAFVLGTAEMAGLTRYTRTSMIDVKNQDYIRTARAKGFKERKVVYKHALRNALLPLITIFGLMLPVFIGGSVVVEQIFNWPGLGSLLLEATHQRDYPLVMSLTMIGAVLVVLGNLIADILYAIVDPRIEY, from the coding sequence ATGATTACCTACATAATACGCAGAATCCTTATGACCATTCCCATCTTGATTGGTATATCCATTATATCTTTTGGCATTATGCAATTTGCACCCGGGGAGCCGACCGTCATTGGGATTGATCCGAACATATCTCCGGAAGACCGGGAAGCGATGATGGAAGAATTAGGACTCGATGATCCCGCTCATATTCAATATGTTCGTTGGATGGGCGATATTTTGCAAGGAGACCTGGGCAATTCATTTATTACCAATCGTCCGGTTTCCACGATGATCGCGGAACGATTACCTAATACCCTTATCTTAATGCTCGCCTCGACGATTATGGCGATTGTTGTGGCCATTCCTTTCGGGATCATTTCCGCGATGCGCCAATATTCAAAGATTGATTATACGGTTACTTTTGTTTCTTTTATGGGACTGGCTGCTCCCAATTTTTGGATTGGGCTTATTTTGGTTATGATTCTATCGGTGCAATTAGGCTGGTTCCCGGTGGGAGGCGTCGGCACATTAGGTGCAGAATTTGACATCCTCGACCGTTTGCATCATCTTATTCTTCCGGCTTTTGTCTTGGGGACGGCTGAAATGGCGGGACTCACCAGGTATACGCGTACGAGTATGATTGATGTGAAAAATCAGGATTACATCCGGACAGCGCGCGCGAAAGGGTTTAAAGAAAGAAAGGTTGTTTACAAACATGCCTTGCGGAATGCGCTGTTGCCGTTAATCACTATCTTTGGGCTTATGCTTCCGGTCTTTATCGGAGGTTCTGTGGTTGTAGAACAGATTTTTAATTGGCCGGGGCTTGGTTCACTCTTGCTTGAAGCGACACATCAAAGAGATTATCCGTTGGTTATGTCTCTAACAATGATTGGTGCTGTACTAGTGGTTCTTGGGAATTTAATCGCTGACATCCTTTACGCGATTGTAGATCCCCGTATCGAATATTAA
- a CDS encoding glycosyltransferase translates to MSKKVVHMTSVHHPFDTRIYHKECLSLQRAGYDVTLIAPETGDESEITIVPIKKYKNKFLRMAFSTYQVYKKAKKLQADYYHFHDPELLPVAWLLKKNNNVVIYDIHEDYATSIMQKEYLPRPIRKLVTKAYKWMESFMASDMGFCLAEKYYKELYPGGQTILNYPLLNQDLLNREISEDTGQPENKVLYTGNVDVDRGAYVQARLPLIDDDISVYFFGKCAREVADNMFATAGGEKDRLIIEGIDRYVPREDIDHQYLNRRWLAGIALFPPTEHYKRKELTKFFEYMSAGIPILCSNFSVWKAFMDRYQCGVAVDPQEGEAIQDALEYLRLYPEEAAKMGRNGQKAVQEELNWQKEEEKLLQWYDELGEQAWEVGDERAK, encoded by the coding sequence ATGAGCAAAAAAGTCGTGCACATGACTTCCGTGCACCATCCGTTTGACACGAGGATTTACCATAAAGAGTGCCTGTCGCTTCAGCGCGCGGGCTATGATGTTACGCTGATCGCTCCTGAAACCGGCGACGAAAGCGAGATTACCATCGTCCCTATTAAAAAATATAAGAATAAATTTTTGCGCATGGCGTTTTCAACCTATCAAGTATACAAAAAGGCTAAAAAGCTGCAGGCGGATTATTATCATTTTCATGATCCGGAACTGCTCCCGGTTGCATGGCTTTTGAAAAAAAACAACAATGTCGTCATCTATGACATTCATGAAGATTACGCGACGAGTATTATGCAAAAGGAATATCTGCCACGGCCGATACGAAAACTGGTCACAAAGGCGTACAAGTGGATGGAAAGCTTCATGGCAAGTGACATGGGTTTTTGTTTGGCGGAAAAATATTACAAAGAGCTGTATCCCGGGGGGCAAACGATTTTAAATTACCCGTTGCTCAATCAGGACTTGTTGAACAGAGAGATTAGCGAAGACACCGGACAACCTGAAAATAAAGTCCTGTATACGGGAAATGTTGATGTGGACCGGGGGGCGTACGTGCAGGCGCGGCTCCCGCTCATCGACGATGACATCTCCGTTTATTTTTTCGGCAAGTGCGCGCGTGAAGTGGCCGATAATATGTTTGCGACCGCCGGTGGAGAAAAGGATCGACTCATCATCGAGGGGATCGATCGCTATGTGCCCCGGGAAGACATTGATCATCAGTACTTGAACCGGCGCTGGTTGGCGGGCATCGCGCTGTTTCCCCCTACGGAACATTATAAGCGCAAAGAACTCACGAAGTTTTTTGAATACATGAGTGCCGGCATCCCTATTCTTTGTTCCAATTTTTCGGTGTGGAAAGCGTTTATGGATCGTTATCAATGCGGGGTCGCGGTTGATCCGCAAGAAGGAGAAGCCATTCAGGATGCGCTGGAATATTTGCGCTTGTATCCGGAAGAAGCGGCGAAAATGGGCCGTAATGGCCAAAAAGCGGTACAGGAAGAATTAAATTGGCAAAAGGAAGAAGAAAAACTTCTGCAATGGTATGATGAGCTAGGGGAACAAGCGTGGGAGGTTGGTGATGAACGTGCAAAATGA
- the opp4C gene encoding oligopeptide ABC transporter permease, whose translation MENKQQVETEVQPSHDAGDLGQHRSMFNLAVNKFFQNKLAVFGLLMLVIIIGSAVFAPLLATHNPSEQVLLDRLNPPSSENWLGADHLGRDIYSRLLYAGQMSLMVGFAAMVGATFIGTVIGGIAGYYGGIVEGILMRLVDIIISFPTLFLLITLVSVFSPSPMVLIIIFATLSWTHTARLVRGEFLSLKNRDYVLAARSLGYSKGRIIFGHIMPNAIGPIIVAATLAIGSFILAESALSFLGLGITPPAATWGNMLEDANSITIFRTAWWFPVFPGLMVFITVLSFNFVGDGLRDALDPRVVEK comes from the coding sequence ATGGAAAACAAACAACAAGTAGAGACAGAAGTACAGCCTTCCCACGATGCAGGGGATCTCGGACAACATCGCAGTATGTTCAATTTAGCTGTCAACAAGTTTTTTCAAAACAAGCTCGCGGTCTTCGGTCTGCTCATGTTGGTAATTATTATAGGAAGCGCGGTTTTCGCCCCTTTATTGGCGACTCATAATCCCAGTGAACAAGTCTTATTGGATAGGCTGAACCCGCCTTCTTCCGAGAATTGGCTTGGAGCTGACCATCTTGGTCGCGATATTTACAGCCGCTTGCTTTACGCCGGGCAAATGTCTTTAATGGTCGGCTTCGCAGCTATGGTGGGAGCGACGTTTATCGGTACGGTGATCGGTGGCATTGCCGGTTACTACGGCGGCATCGTTGAAGGCATTTTAATGAGACTCGTGGATATTATCATTTCCTTTCCGACGTTATTTTTGCTGATTACATTAGTATCTGTTTTCTCTCCGAGTCCCATGGTTTTGATCATTATTTTTGCAACGTTGAGTTGGACGCACACGGCAAGGCTTGTTCGCGGAGAATTTTTATCGTTGAAGAATCGGGATTACGTGTTGGCTGCCCGTTCGCTCGGCTATTCCAAAGGGAGAATCATTTTTGGCCATATCATGCCGAATGCGATCGGCCCAATTATTGTAGCTGCCACGTTAGCAATTGGAAGCTTTATCCTTGCGGAATCGGCACTGAGCTTCTTGGGACTGGGCATTACCCCTCCAGCAGCCACGTGGGGAAATATGCTGGAAGATGCCAATTCAATCACCATCTTTCGAACAGCCTGGTGGTTCCCTGTTTTTCCGGGGTTGATGGTTTTCATTACTGTTCTTAGTTTCAACTTCGTTGGTGATGGCCTGCGGGATGCATTAGACCCTAGGGTGGTAGAGAAATAA
- a CDS encoding ABC transporter ATP-binding protein, with the protein MVTLQKSHDSNGGSGEVVMQANNLGVSFQSGHKDDYKSHIFNMFTKNKSETEKSKTVWPLRNLDFTGYQGEILGIIGSNGAGKTTLCKMISGILHPDEGGIHVDGKVTALFSMGMGFNKELTGRENAYLNGMMLGVTKKKVREFIDQIQEFAGLDAFMDQPMKTYSSGMKARLGFSVAAHLEPEILILDEALNTGDTAFGDKAAGKMQELVQKAKMVILVTHSIKFATKNCDRLMWIDKGVVKSIGDPDEVAEEYLATIPEKGQKRRRKLELKKTEADVKEKPVLQAENIGLYYPMKRDKFWALQDVNFTINEGEIVGIIGHNGAGKSTICKVLTNIIKPDKGSFDMEGETTALLNYGTGFNDQLTGTDNVYLNGMFMGLPKTYLHKKYPEIVRFSELDKFMERPIKYYSSGMRARLGFSIAATLQPDIFIIDEALSTGDIAFQQKASEKIQDMMESAKAVIIVSHSMSFVEKVCTRAIWMEQGTVKFDGEAQEAVNRYKTQIKGKVGKKVRGKKRKQESASK; encoded by the coding sequence ATGGTAACTTTACAAAAATCACATGATTCGAATGGAGGCTCCGGCGAGGTTGTGATGCAGGCCAACAACCTCGGCGTGTCGTTTCAGTCCGGACATAAAGATGATTATAAATCCCATATCTTCAATATGTTTACAAAAAATAAATCGGAAACGGAAAAAAGCAAAACAGTTTGGCCGTTGAGAAATCTTGATTTCACCGGTTATCAGGGGGAAATTTTAGGGATTATCGGTTCGAACGGAGCCGGAAAAACGACGCTTTGCAAAATGATCTCGGGCATTTTGCATCCGGATGAAGGCGGTATTCACGTCGACGGCAAAGTGACGGCTCTTTTTTCCATGGGAATGGGTTTTAACAAAGAATTGACGGGTCGTGAAAATGCCTATTTGAACGGGATGATGCTCGGTGTCACGAAGAAAAAAGTGAGGGAGTTCATCGATCAAATTCAAGAATTCGCCGGCCTCGACGCGTTTATGGATCAACCGATGAAGACGTATTCCAGTGGGATGAAAGCAAGGCTCGGCTTCAGTGTGGCCGCGCATCTGGAACCGGAGATCCTTATTCTGGATGAGGCGTTAAATACCGGAGATACGGCTTTTGGCGATAAAGCAGCGGGGAAAATGCAAGAGTTGGTGCAAAAAGCCAAAATGGTGATCCTCGTCACCCACAGCATCAAGTTCGCCACGAAAAACTGCGATCGTCTGATGTGGATCGACAAAGGCGTCGTCAAGAGCATAGGAGACCCTGACGAGGTCGCGGAGGAGTACTTGGCGACGATCCCGGAAAAGGGCCAAAAGCGCAGAAGAAAACTGGAATTAAAGAAGACGGAAGCGGATGTCAAAGAAAAACCCGTTCTCCAGGCCGAAAACATTGGTTTGTATTATCCGATGAAAAGAGATAAATTTTGGGCGCTCCAAGATGTCAACTTTACCATTAACGAAGGCGAAATCGTTGGGATCATCGGGCACAATGGCGCCGGGAAAAGCACGATCTGTAAAGTGCTGACGAACATTATTAAACCGGATAAAGGGTCGTTTGACATGGAAGGGGAAACGACGGCGCTTCTCAATTACGGCACCGGCTTTAACGATCAACTCACGGGCACTGACAACGTTTATCTTAACGGGATGTTCATGGGACTGCCGAAAACGTATCTTCATAAGAAATACCCGGAAATCGTGCGCTTTTCCGAGCTCGACAAATTTATGGAGCGCCCGATCAAATATTATTCCAGCGGCATGCGGGCGAGGCTCGGATTCAGCATCGCCGCCACGCTGCAACCGGATATTTTTATTATCGATGAAGCCCTCTCCACCGGAGATATCGCCTTTCAACAAAAAGCAAGCGAAAAAATCCAGGACATGATGGAAAGCGCGAAAGCCGTCATCATCGTCTCCCACAGCATGAGTTTTGTGGAGAAGGTATGCACCCGCGCCATCTGGATGGAACAAGGCACCGTCAAATTCGACGGCGAAGCCCAAGAAGCGGTGAACCGCTACAAAACACAGATAAAAGGAAAAGTCGGCAAAAAAGTCAGAGGGAAAAAGCGCAAGCAGGAGAGCGCAAGTAAATAA
- a CDS encoding ABC transporter permease yields the protein MRQYLQEIQIRKDLLVYLVQSGLKAENRNSYLGYFWWLLDPLLNVLVYYFLVGVLLDRGGDNFAVFLVIGLVAWRWINTTVNGSAKAILKYSSIINQVYLPKAIFPMTITSTQLINFAFGLIIIASFLIATGTVPGWQVIFLPVIILIQYVFLLAISLFLAYVAVFIRDVDNILSHVTRVFFYASPIIWEGGRLGPAAEDNVWIDILVTVNPIAHIVTGYRDILMEQSMPEWTGLLLIGFFSILAIVILIYYYSRNEHKIIKAL from the coding sequence ATGCGACAATACTTACAGGAAATTCAAATAAGAAAAGACCTTTTGGTGTATCTGGTACAATCGGGGTTGAAGGCGGAGAATCGCAATAGCTATTTAGGGTATTTTTGGTGGTTGTTGGATCCTTTGCTCAACGTCCTCGTGTACTATTTTTTAGTCGGCGTTTTGCTGGACCGTGGCGGAGACAATTTCGCCGTCTTTCTGGTGATCGGATTGGTGGCTTGGCGTTGGATCAACACGACGGTCAATGGTTCCGCAAAAGCGATTTTAAAATACTCATCGATTATTAATCAGGTATATTTGCCGAAAGCGATCTTTCCGATGACGATCACATCGACGCAATTGATCAACTTTGCTTTCGGGCTCATTATTATCGCTTCGTTTTTAATTGCTACGGGTACCGTTCCCGGATGGCAAGTGATCTTTTTACCTGTGATCATCCTGATTCAATATGTATTTTTATTGGCGATTAGTTTGTTTTTAGCGTATGTAGCAGTTTTCATACGAGATGTAGACAATATTTTGTCCCACGTGACACGGGTGTTTTTTTATGCATCCCCGATCATTTGGGAAGGCGGCCGTTTAGGCCCTGCTGCGGAAGACAATGTTTGGATAGATATCCTGGTGACGGTCAACCCTATTGCACATATCGTAACAGGGTACAGGGATATTCTCATGGAGCAATCCATGCCGGAATGGACCGGGCTGTTATTGATCGGGTTTTTCTCGATCTTGGCGATCGTTATCCTCATTTATTATTACAGCCGGAATGAACATAAAATTATTAAGGCATTGTGA
- a CDS encoding glycosyltransferase family 2 protein, producing MNVQNDQTRPLISIITPSYNSETYLPDAIRSVQAQTYTNWEMIITDDCSTDNTIIVIQPFLDDERIKLIQLSENSGPGVARNTSIEAANGRYLAFLDADDQWLPEKLEKQSRFMQEEQVAFSFTPYKKVKKDGTDTGTIVRAPERIEYKQLLKQNVIGCLTVMLDREMIGEVKMNPMRTRQDFALWLSLCRRGWPAYGLQEVLAKYRVVDHSISSNKITMAKNNWRMYRDVEQLSVPRSLWYFFHYVTLSLKKYLAK from the coding sequence ATGAACGTGCAAAATGATCAAACCCGGCCGCTTATCTCCATCATCACTCCGAGCTACAATTCCGAAACGTATCTTCCGGATGCGATTCGTTCCGTGCAGGCGCAGACGTACACAAATTGGGAAATGATCATCACCGATGATTGTTCCACGGATAACACGATCATCGTCATTCAGCCGTTTCTCGACGATGAACGCATAAAGCTGATCCAACTTTCCGAGAACAGTGGACCCGGGGTGGCACGGAATACGTCCATTGAAGCCGCGAACGGCCGTTATCTGGCATTTTTGGATGCCGATGACCAGTGGCTGCCCGAAAAATTGGAAAAACAATCGCGGTTTATGCAAGAAGAGCAGGTAGCCTTTTCGTTTACCCCTTACAAGAAGGTAAAAAAGGATGGTACGGACACTGGCACCATTGTCCGTGCTCCTGAAAGAATAGAATACAAACAGTTACTCAAACAAAATGTGATCGGCTGCTTAACGGTCATGTTGGACCGGGAAATGATCGGGGAAGTGAAGATGAACCCGATGCGCACGCGCCAGGATTTTGCGCTTTGGCTCAGCCTGTGCAGACGAGGATGGCCTGCTTACGGCCTACAGGAAGTGCTCGCCAAATACAGGGTGGTCGACCATTCTATCTCTAGCAATAAAATAACGATGGCAAAAAACAACTGGCGGATGTATCGGGATGTAGAGCAGCTGAGCGTCCCCCGCAGCCTTTGGTATTTTTTCCATTACGTTACTTTAAGTTTAAAAAAATATCTGGCAAAATGA
- the pgsC gene encoding poly-gamma-glutamate biosynthesis protein PgsC: protein MGLSEIAVALVAGVTFSLFFAEKTGILPAGLVVPGYLALIIDAPLYAISILFISFATYLVVMQVINRFTILYGRRKFSAMLLTGILLKLGFDSFVGLAPTEMEQLQAIGLIVPGLIANTIQRQGLIPTVASTILLTLLTFAVLMIYQLFLA, encoded by the coding sequence ATGGGCTTATCGGAAATCGCCGTTGCACTTGTCGCGGGCGTAACATTTAGTCTTTTTTTTGCGGAAAAAACAGGGATATTACCGGCAGGGCTCGTCGTCCCCGGATATTTGGCCCTTATCATCGATGCACCGTTATACGCGATCTCGATCTTGTTTATTAGTTTTGCTACGTACCTCGTCGTCATGCAGGTGATCAATCGCTTCACGATCTTGTATGGCCGACGGAAATTCTCAGCAATGCTATTAACCGGCATTCTGCTCAAACTTGGCTTTGATTCTTTTGTCGGTTTGGCACCGACAGAAATGGAGCAGTTACAGGCGATCGGGTTGATTGTTCCCGGGCTGATCGCCAATACCATTCAGCGGCAAGGGCTCATCCCTACGGTAGCGAGCACCATTCTATTGACCTTGTTAACATTCGCGGTTCTTATGATTTACCAACTATTTTTAGCTTAG